In a single window of the Oecophyllibacter saccharovorans genome:
- a CDS encoding response regulator transcription factor: MTQTISPSFPSAGPRFANAGSPASASGLSQPGAASAAPSPARPQPVIALVDDDRNILTSVQMTLEAEGFTVHTYTDGESALQGLLARPVALAVLDVKMPRMDGMELLRRLRARSSMPVIFLTSKDEEMDQLMGLRLGADDYITKPFSVRLLVERIRALLRRHEVSQAEATGEAVAGAPVMMRGDLALDESRHQCLWKGQEVALTVTEFLLVKALAVRPGIVKSRDQLIDAAYGDSVYVDDRTIDSHIKRVRKKFRQVDEAFNQIETLYGIGYRYRE, translated from the coding sequence ATGACGCAAACGATTTCTCCGTCTTTCCCGTCCGCCGGCCCCCGCTTTGCCAATGCCGGTTCCCCCGCATCTGCCAGCGGGCTCTCACAGCCGGGCGCCGCTTCCGCTGCGCCTTCCCCCGCACGCCCGCAGCCGGTGATCGCGCTTGTTGATGATGACCGCAACATCCTGACATCCGTGCAGATGACCCTGGAGGCGGAAGGGTTCACCGTTCATACCTATACGGACGGCGAGAGCGCGCTGCAGGGTCTGCTGGCCCGTCCGGTGGCTCTGGCGGTCCTGGACGTCAAGATGCCCCGCATGGACGGGATGGAACTCCTGCGTCGTCTGCGGGCGCGCTCGAGCATGCCGGTCATTTTCCTGACTTCGAAGGATGAGGAAATGGACCAGCTCATGGGGCTGAGGCTGGGGGCGGATGACTATATCACCAAGCCCTTTTCGGTCCGTCTGCTCGTCGAGCGAATCCGCGCGCTTCTGCGTCGCCATGAGGTGAGCCAGGCGGAAGCCACTGGCGAGGCGGTTGCCGGCGCGCCGGTCATGATGCGTGGGGACCTGGCGCTGGATGAAAGCCGGCATCAGTGCCTCTGGAAAGGGCAGGAAGTGGCCCTGACCGTGACAGAATTCCTCCTGGTCAAGGCGCTGGCAGTGCGTCCGGGTATCGTGAAGTCCCGCGACCAGCTGATCGATGCGGCTTATGGGGATAGCGTCTATGTGGATGACCGCACCATCGACAGCCACATCAAGCGCGTGCGCAAGAAATTCCGTCAGGTGGATGAGGCCTTCAATCAGATCGAGACACTTTACGGGATCGGCTACCGTTACCGCGAATGA
- a CDS encoding nucleotide exchange factor GrpE, translating into MKKQHSNSQHGQHQNPPQHEQGTAAAPEQEHAQDQAPEAEAQSVEGAEGALDPQERITQLEAELEEMKNRWMRAEAEVQNVRNRAQREVSDARLFGLQKFAKDIVEGAENLERAIASLPVVKQGEVDIAAIMDKTREGLKSTERSLLSILERHGITRHEAEGQAFDANEHQAMQEVASPDHAPGQIVQVWSPTWKLNNRLLKPAMVVVANGDSTGKGGAKSPAGGN; encoded by the coding sequence ATGAAGAAACAGCATTCCAACTCCCAGCACGGCCAGCACCAGAATCCCCCTCAGCACGAACAGGGCACTGCTGCAGCACCTGAGCAGGAACACGCTCAGGATCAGGCGCCCGAAGCGGAAGCGCAATCTGTGGAAGGCGCAGAAGGCGCACTGGACCCCCAAGAACGCATCACCCAGCTTGAAGCCGAGCTGGAGGAGATGAAGAACCGCTGGATGAGGGCCGAAGCGGAAGTGCAGAACGTGCGCAACCGTGCCCAGCGCGAAGTGTCCGATGCACGCCTGTTCGGCCTGCAGAAATTCGCCAAGGACATCGTCGAAGGAGCTGAAAACCTGGAACGCGCCATCGCTTCCCTGCCCGTGGTCAAGCAAGGAGAAGTCGATATCGCAGCCATTATGGACAAGACGCGCGAAGGCCTGAAAAGCACCGAGCGTTCCCTGCTGTCTATTCTCGAGCGCCACGGTATCACCCGCCATGAAGCGGAAGGCCAGGCTTTCGATGCCAATGAGCATCAGGCCATGCAGGAAGTAGCTTCCCCCGATCACGCACCCGGGCAGATCGTTCAGGTCTGGTCGCCGACCTGGAAGCTGAACAACCGCCTCCTGAAACCGGCCATGGTCGTGGTGGCCAACGGGGACTCTACGGGCAAGGGCGGCGCAAAATCCCCTGCCGGTGGAAACTGA
- a CDS encoding glycosyltransferase family 9 protein — protein MQKAPPVSGGPGNRTTGETGKRFLVIRHGALGDFFQAFPVFDSLRQAFPGTHITLLTGSFYQNLATRSPWFDAVVTDDRPSFADWRHLVKMHRLFSTVDRVYDFQNSSRTRHYQRLSRLSRKRPDWCSAHPGARWRHATPLRRQMHTLLRQEEQLRCAGIPSRPRHVPHWLQPEVVDKALGRLAAPYVVLVPGAAAHRPAKRWPVEHYAALLPLLQKHGLEAIVVGSTGERKAGHSLAQAAAELGLPLHDLTGHTSLTGLAEVMRGATLVIGNDTGPLHVAAAMDAPTLTLFSAESDPRRTAPLSVTPGRSHILSMPDLNALQPETVIAYLEGHLLTEPSR, from the coding sequence TTGCAGAAAGCCCCGCCTGTTTCAGGCGGGCCCGGCAACCGGACCACTGGAGAAACCGGGAAGCGTTTTCTGGTCATCCGGCACGGGGCGCTGGGTGATTTCTTTCAAGCCTTTCCGGTTTTCGACTCCCTGCGCCAGGCTTTTCCAGGCACCCATATCACCCTGCTGACCGGCAGCTTTTACCAAAACCTGGCGACCCGTTCACCCTGGTTCGACGCTGTTGTGACTGATGACCGCCCGTCTTTTGCAGACTGGCGGCATCTTGTGAAAATGCACCGCCTCTTCAGCACGGTTGACCGTGTCTATGACTTCCAGAACTCCTCACGGACACGGCATTACCAGCGTCTCAGCCGGCTCTCCCGGAAGCGGCCCGATTGGTGCAGCGCCCATCCAGGCGCACGCTGGCGCCATGCCACCCCGCTACGCCGTCAGATGCACACTCTGCTGCGGCAGGAAGAACAGTTACGCTGCGCAGGCATCCCCTCCCGACCGCGCCACGTGCCGCACTGGCTGCAACCAGAGGTGGTAGATAAAGCACTCGGCCGGCTGGCAGCCCCTTATGTTGTGCTGGTTCCGGGGGCTGCCGCCCACCGCCCGGCCAAACGCTGGCCGGTAGAACATTACGCTGCCCTGCTGCCGCTGCTGCAGAAACACGGGCTGGAAGCGATCGTTGTCGGAAGTACTGGTGAGCGCAAAGCCGGACACAGCCTGGCCCAGGCCGCAGCAGAGCTCGGCCTGCCCCTGCATGACCTGACCGGCCACACTTCCCTGACAGGCCTTGCCGAGGTGATGCGAGGCGCGACACTGGTCATCGGCAACGATACCGGCCCCCTGCATGTGGCTGCCGCCATGGATGCCCCGACGCTGACTCTGTTCTCTGCAGAAAGCGACCCGCGGCGTACCGCCCCCCTTTCCGTCACGCCGGGGCGCAGCCATATTCTTTCCATGCCCGATCTCAACGCCCTCCAGCCCGAAACTGTCATCGCCTATCTTGAAGGCCACCTTCTGACTGAACCCTCCCGCTGA
- a CDS encoding TonB-dependent receptor domain-containing protein: MTTRKTPYALLFSSMAAIILSPGPARASSLDPNEPYFKLKGMPAYRPASHSGRPGRQAGPHRARAARHLTPARAEGRRPGGPAARSADGREIVPLSSAGTGAVRRHRRRNIDGGTETMKIGARRHVSHGAVDVVSRQTMNEFVTGTNPNAILAYTTPGANFTSSDALGLDAVADTLYVRGFNLTQLGVTMDGIPLGGQGFGNAYGLSIDQAEIQENVTSIAMSQGAGALDTPSTQTLGGAISYTTSDPLNKAGGQVSQMFGSYGAYRTFARADSGKLNDTGTKFYAAFSRTDQNLWKGAGGQDELLANFKGVQPIQGDRGKLTALFDYSRLDQDNYMPLTESMWKIMGRKTTYSMPNWSKAKGFACANAANLGLKAGGCAGVTLPDLPMGLDGQPIDPGNFQYAGNQYQQNYLSALNFDYKLFSNVTSRTVAYAQVSNGDYGNTQLGVSSPDGMPSAWMGQKSNTRRIGFTQNFDIHAGDRNLIKTGLWYENNRFQLPEYLWADQWDGPHDVHDYSKGSSTKWWQRNFNSNTFQFYVQDTFTITRGLKFTAGFKSLTETQNNNSRVNPGWKTVGNAYQLNGYNIPFYNHQASGSLNASNAFLPHFNLDYHFLQHHEAYIDIAENMRPYDTTAWSGLGSWHQSAQQAFNNAKYGLNGVAKLKPESTWNYLLGYRYSSPIFMLAADFYHTEYYNRLVSVTQTVGGYANGQYLNIGKERMFGADVLGTVRPFQNMTGSWLQGFALTNSFSWNNETYRNKAVPGLGANGGPLNLRGMHQVYYPKFMYKVDLAYHYQRFSFDFNANYNAKRYMTYTNDMKIPAYWTSSLTASYDFGKLGFAQNFKATFGVTNLFQQNYIGGVYGAASVKGDQNPNLFVAAPREFFGTIAAKF; this comes from the coding sequence ATGACGACACGCAAAACCCCTTACGCGCTTCTCTTCTCGTCAATGGCGGCCATTATTCTCTCTCCCGGCCCTGCCCGTGCTTCGAGCCTCGACCCGAATGAGCCCTATTTCAAACTGAAAGGCATGCCGGCCTACAGGCCCGCCAGCCACAGCGGGAGGCCGGGCCGGCAGGCTGGTCCCCATAGGGCACGCGCTGCACGCCATCTGACACCAGCACGCGCAGAAGGGAGACGGCCAGGCGGGCCGGCTGCCCGCAGCGCAGATGGCCGGGAGATTGTGCCTCTCTCCAGCGCTGGCACTGGTGCTGTGCGCAGGCATCGGCGCCGCAATATTGACGGGGGCACGGAAACGATGAAGATCGGCGCCCGCCGCCACGTCTCGCACGGCGCTGTGGACGTAGTCAGTCGTCAGACGATGAATGAATTCGTCACAGGCACGAATCCCAACGCAATTCTGGCCTACACCACACCCGGCGCCAACTTCACCTCCTCCGATGCGCTGGGGCTCGATGCCGTGGCGGACACGCTCTACGTGCGCGGCTTCAACCTCACCCAGCTCGGCGTGACCATGGACGGCATTCCGCTGGGAGGTCAGGGGTTCGGCAATGCGTACGGGCTTTCCATCGATCAGGCGGAAATCCAGGAGAACGTAACCTCCATCGCCATGTCCCAGGGCGCAGGCGCACTGGATACGCCTTCCACCCAGACGCTGGGCGGGGCGATCAGCTACACGACCTCGGACCCGCTCAACAAGGCGGGCGGGCAGGTCAGCCAGATGTTCGGCTCCTATGGCGCCTACCGCACCTTTGCACGCGCTGATTCCGGCAAGCTGAACGATACCGGCACCAAGTTCTATGCCGCTTTCTCCCGCACCGACCAGAATCTCTGGAAAGGCGCAGGCGGGCAGGACGAGCTGCTGGCCAACTTCAAGGGCGTGCAGCCCATCCAGGGGGACCGCGGCAAGCTGACAGCCCTGTTCGATTATTCGCGCCTTGACCAGGACAACTACATGCCCCTGACCGAAAGCATGTGGAAAATCATGGGGCGCAAGACCACCTACAGCATGCCGAACTGGTCGAAAGCCAAAGGCTTCGCCTGTGCCAATGCAGCCAATCTCGGCCTGAAAGCGGGCGGTTGTGCAGGGGTGACGCTGCCTGATCTCCCAATGGGGCTGGACGGCCAGCCGATTGATCCGGGCAACTTCCAGTACGCCGGCAACCAGTACCAGCAGAACTACCTGAGTGCGCTGAACTTCGACTATAAGCTGTTTTCGAACGTCACCTCCCGCACGGTGGCATATGCGCAGGTCTCCAACGGCGATTACGGCAACACGCAGCTGGGCGTCAGCTCGCCTGACGGCATGCCCAGCGCCTGGATGGGGCAGAAATCCAACACCCGCCGCATCGGCTTCACCCAGAATTTCGACATTCACGCAGGTGACCGCAACCTGATCAAAACCGGGCTGTGGTATGAAAACAACCGTTTCCAGCTGCCTGAATATCTCTGGGCCGACCAATGGGACGGTCCGCACGACGTGCATGATTACAGCAAGGGTTCCAGCACCAAATGGTGGCAGAGGAACTTCAATTCCAACACGTTCCAGTTCTACGTGCAGGACACCTTCACGATCACCAGGGGGCTGAAATTCACTGCCGGCTTCAAGTCCCTGACAGAAACCCAGAACAACAACTCACGGGTCAATCCAGGCTGGAAAACGGTCGGCAATGCCTACCAGCTCAACGGCTACAACATTCCGTTCTACAATCACCAGGCCTCAGGATCGCTCAACGCGTCCAATGCCTTTCTGCCGCATTTCAATCTGGATTATCACTTCCTGCAGCATCATGAGGCCTATATCGACATCGCCGAAAACATGCGGCCTTACGACACGACCGCCTGGAGCGGGCTGGGGTCCTGGCACCAGTCAGCGCAGCAGGCCTTCAACAATGCCAAATACGGCCTCAACGGCGTTGCCAAGCTCAAGCCGGAAAGCACCTGGAACTACCTGCTCGGCTATCGTTACAGCTCGCCGATCTTCATGCTGGCAGCGGATTTCTATCACACGGAATACTACAACCGTCTCGTCAGCGTCACGCAGACCGTGGGCGGTTATGCAAACGGGCAGTATCTCAACATCGGCAAGGAGCGCATGTTCGGCGCTGACGTGCTGGGCACGGTCCGGCCCTTCCAGAACATGACGGGCAGCTGGCTGCAGGGTTTCGCCCTGACCAACAGCTTCAGCTGGAACAACGAGACCTACCGCAACAAGGCTGTGCCGGGTCTGGGAGCGAACGGGGGACCGCTGAACCTGCGCGGCATGCATCAGGTCTACTATCCGAAATTCATGTACAAGGTCGACCTTGCTTACCACTACCAGCGCTTCAGCTTCGACTTCAACGCCAACTATAACGCCAAGCGGTACATGACCTACACCAACGACATGAAGATCCCCGCTTACTGGACCTCCAGCCTGACGGCCTCCTATGACTTCGGCAAGCTGGGATTCGCCCAGAATTTCAAGGCGACCTTCGGCGTCACCAATCTGTTCCAGCAGAATTACATCGGCGGCGTTTACGGTGCAGCCTCGGTCAAAGGCGACCAGAACCCCAACCTGTTCGTCGCTGCCCCGCGGGAATTCTTCGGAACGATCGCAGCCAAATTCTGA
- a CDS encoding cytochrome c: MTSPFPSEDGRFPRLRKLLLGLGALGFIGLGGFLILSTNSAIAPITPPKPDSFNPEAVRRGGLLAHAGYCAACHTRTDGKPGAPLAGDYAMASPFGTFYSSNITPDPETGIGRWSEAAFRRAMHRGISRDGHYLYAVFPYPNFTKMSDQDISDLYAWLMTQPAVRQVPRHDQLPFPLGWRRLQFGWRLLFFRAGEYQPDPHKDAVWNRGAYLANGVSHCDACHTPRNVLGGLMKSRLYDGAPIDNWIAPPLNASNPAPAPWTEPDLFAYLSTGFTPLHGASAGPMAIVVHEGYAHLPEADVHAVATYFADLDHAAQRVGPAQAKIEEAMKTSGEGMSGPFLADTVRWGLNPAGAQFLGTGMRLARVTCGACHANFGPRPAPGRPALALSTALWLPEPTNLYQIMLRGFSADEGRVGWVMPSYYTALTNQEMAEIAAYLRATRTNLPPWTDLEKKAAEVRAEVVPPPLPAPQPAKER; encoded by the coding sequence ATGACTTCGCCTTTCCCCTCCGAAGATGGCAGATTTCCCAGGTTGCGGAAGCTCCTTCTGGGCCTGGGCGCCCTCGGGTTCATAGGCCTGGGAGGATTTCTCATCCTCTCCACGAATTCCGCCATCGCCCCCATCACCCCCCCGAAACCTGACAGCTTCAACCCAGAGGCGGTCCGGCGGGGTGGGCTGCTGGCCCATGCCGGTTATTGTGCCGCCTGCCATACCCGCACGGATGGCAAGCCCGGCGCGCCTCTGGCTGGCGATTATGCCATGGCCTCCCCTTTCGGCACCTTCTATTCCAGCAACATCACGCCTGACCCGGAAACGGGGATCGGACGCTGGTCGGAAGCAGCCTTCAGACGCGCCATGCATCGCGGCATTTCACGCGACGGGCATTATCTCTATGCCGTCTTTCCCTATCCGAATTTCACGAAGATGTCCGATCAGGACATTTCCGACCTGTATGCCTGGCTCATGACCCAACCGGCCGTCCGCCAGGTGCCGCGTCACGATCAGCTGCCCTTCCCGCTGGGATGGCGGCGGTTGCAGTTCGGCTGGCGGCTGCTCTTCTTCAGGGCCGGCGAGTACCAGCCTGACCCGCACAAGGATGCTGTCTGGAACCGCGGCGCCTATCTGGCCAACGGCGTCTCGCACTGCGATGCCTGCCATACGCCGCGCAATGTTCTCGGCGGCCTCATGAAGAGCCGCCTCTATGACGGGGCGCCGATCGACAACTGGATCGCCCCGCCCCTGAACGCCTCCAATCCTGCCCCCGCCCCCTGGACGGAGCCGGATCTCTTTGCCTATCTGAGCACCGGCTTCACCCCTCTGCACGGCGCTTCGGCAGGTCCCATGGCCATCGTGGTTCACGAGGGTTACGCCCATCTGCCCGAGGCTGATGTGCACGCTGTCGCAACCTATTTCGCCGATCTGGATCACGCGGCTCAGCGCGTCGGGCCGGCGCAGGCCAAGATTGAAGAAGCCATGAAAACTTCGGGAGAAGGCATGAGCGGCCCCTTCCTGGCTGATACGGTCCGTTGGGGGCTCAACCCGGCTGGCGCGCAGTTCCTGGGGACCGGCATGCGCCTGGCGCGGGTCACCTGCGGTGCCTGTCATGCCAATTTCGGCCCCCGGCCCGCGCCCGGCAGGCCGGCTCTCGCCCTCAGCACGGCCCTATGGCTGCCGGAGCCCACGAATCTCTACCAGATCATGCTGCGTGGCTTCAGCGCCGATGAGGGCAGGGTAGGCTGGGTCATGCCCAGCTATTACACGGCCCTGACCAACCAGGAGATGGCAGAGATCGCCGCCTATCTGCGCGCGACACGCACAAACCTGCCGCCATGGACAGATCTCGAGAAAAAGGCTGCCGAGGTGCGCGCTGAAGTCGTGCCTCCCCCGCTGCCTGCCCCCCAGCCTGCGAAAGAACGGTAA
- a CDS encoding ABC transporter substrate-binding protein, which yields MVAPSASPPLAGSDVPLSGEKAWRIAEGWYAHTAFLLMLGAGPEIVATVATPREFPWMFHLFPALEQARPLRAGQLEPETLLKLQSSLVFLPRAEAGLQPVLIREGMKTVTLGFQDFAGLMNCLKETEGLVATPLAAQRAQRYSQALQVALSAGGQPPAGRPRVLHLSSLKPLQVDGAKTIISQWIEAGGGRNAATVTGNHRPVTAEQIVAWDPDILILAANAGSLEALRRDPVLGRLRAVRAGRVFRNPSGVFLWDRYGPELLLQLSWARQVISRGRIDRKDMIHRIISFYRDFYGISLEPDEAVLILEAQPPRPR from the coding sequence GTGGTGGCGCCTTCCGCCTCCCCTCCGCTTGCCGGATCGGACGTGCCACTGAGCGGAGAGAAGGCGTGGCGCATTGCTGAAGGGTGGTATGCGCATACGGCTTTTCTGCTCATGCTGGGCGCGGGACCTGAAATCGTGGCGACAGTGGCCACGCCACGTGAATTTCCCTGGATGTTTCATCTGTTTCCAGCCCTTGAGCAGGCCAGGCCTTTAAGGGCCGGTCAGCTGGAGCCCGAGACGCTTCTGAAGCTGCAGAGCTCGCTGGTTTTCCTGCCGCGAGCCGAAGCCGGGCTACAGCCCGTACTGATACGTGAGGGGATGAAAACCGTCACGCTGGGCTTTCAGGATTTCGCCGGGCTTATGAATTGCCTGAAGGAGACGGAAGGCCTTGTTGCCACGCCGCTTGCCGCGCAACGGGCGCAACGTTACAGCCAGGCCCTGCAGGTCGCGCTGTCTGCAGGTGGCCAACCGCCTGCAGGGCGCCCGCGTGTCCTGCACCTGTCGTCGCTGAAGCCATTGCAGGTTGATGGGGCCAAGACCATCATTTCACAGTGGATCGAAGCTGGAGGCGGCCGGAATGCCGCTACGGTTACAGGCAATCACCGTCCTGTCACGGCTGAGCAGATCGTCGCCTGGGATCCTGACATTCTCATTCTGGCAGCCAATGCCGGCTCCCTGGAGGCCCTGCGCCGTGATCCGGTTCTGGGGCGTTTGCGCGCAGTCCGGGCTGGCCGGGTCTTCCGCAACCCTTCAGGGGTGTTCCTGTGGGACCGTTACGGGCCTGAACTGCTGCTGCAGCTCTCCTGGGCGCGTCAGGTCATCAGCCGGGGCCGGATTGACAGGAAAGACATGATCCACCGGATCATATCATTCTACCGCGATTTCTACGGTATTTCCCTGGAGCCGGATGAGGCCGTCCTCATTCTGGAGGCTCAGCCCCCCCGACCTCGCTGA
- the infC gene encoding translation initiation factor IF-3 — protein MTGESTIARPPFPAAPTREGPRVNEEIRVPQVRVIDADGEMIGILPTRDALQRAFAAGLDLLEISPTAEPPVAKILDYGKFKYEQQKKRNEARKKQKVIELKEVKVRPGTGEHDFQTKLKAVQSFLEDGDKVKVSLRFKGREMAHQELGLKMLERIRAEVEDLAKAEQMPRMENRLMIMILAPK, from the coding sequence GTGACAGGAGAGTCGACCATAGCTAGACCGCCGTTTCCAGCCGCCCCGACCCGTGAAGGGCCGCGCGTCAATGAAGAGATCCGTGTGCCTCAGGTTCGTGTCATCGATGCTGACGGCGAAATGATAGGCATCCTCCCCACGCGCGATGCCCTCCAGCGTGCTTTTGCAGCCGGTCTGGACCTGCTTGAAATCAGCCCGACCGCTGAACCGCCGGTCGCCAAGATTCTCGATTACGGCAAGTTCAAATACGAACAGCAGAAAAAGCGCAACGAGGCCCGCAAGAAACAGAAAGTCATCGAACTCAAGGAGGTCAAGGTCCGGCCTGGCACAGGCGAGCATGACTTCCAGACCAAGCTCAAGGCGGTACAGTCATTCCTTGAAGATGGCGATAAGGTCAAGGTTTCCCTGCGCTTCAAGGGCCGTGAAATGGCCCATCAGGAGCTGGGGCTCAAAATGCTGGAACGCATCCGTGCTGAAGTGGAGGATCTCGCCAAGGCAGAGCAGATGCCACGCATGGAAAACCGGCTGATGATCATGATTCTGGCCCCCAAGTAA
- a CDS encoding DUF1737 domain-containing protein, translating to MEYYLCDTDSPSGLTALVNEYLGKGYQLYGDVTMYNLPNGGVRYNQAMTRQSAPSQAASQPAATASKSDQGTHGSGKAAS from the coding sequence GTGGAGTATTATCTTTGTGACACTGACAGCCCCAGCGGTCTGACGGCGCTGGTCAATGAATATCTGGGCAAGGGCTATCAGCTCTATGGCGATGTGACGATGTACAACCTTCCCAATGGCGGTGTGCGCTACAATCAGGCCATGACCCGCCAGTCGGCGCCCAGCCAGGCAGCAAGCCAGCCGGCCGCCACGGCCTCAAAGTCCGACCAGGGCACCCATGGTTCTGGGAAAGCGGCGAGCTGA
- the thrS gene encoding threonine--tRNA ligase, whose product MPAITLPDGSVRNFDGSVTGTTVAAAIGAGLARAALAMEVDGKLVDIDTPIDHDARLRFVTRKDDEALEMIRHDTAHVLAEAVQSLWPETQVTIGPSIKDGFYYDFSREVPFTPEDFPAIEAKMREIVEKAEPFTREVWARDEAIRFFEEKGEHFKAQLIRDLPADEEISIYRQGEWLDLCRGPHLRTTADVGTAFKLMRVAGAYWRGDHRNPMLTRIYGTAWRDKKELSAHLQRLEEAEKRDHRRIGREMDLFHIQEEAVGQIFWHQKGWRLYSTLQDYMRRAQNRNGYQEVRTPQLLDRAFWEASGHWDKYRENMFVATVEEEDKVLALKPMNCPCHVQIFRHGLRSYRELPLRMAEFGACHRYEPSGALHGLMRVRGFTQDDAHIFCTDDQIAEETARFVTMLSEVYRDLGFDSFRVKFSDRPETRAGDDATWDRAEAALKRACEMVGVEYELNPGEGAFYGPKLEFVLTDAIGRDWQCGTLQVDYVMPERLDASYIGEDSQRHRPVMLHRAILGSFERFLGILIEQYAGKFPLWLAPTQVVVASIVTDAAPYAEQVTAALKAAGLNAEADTRNEKINAKVREHSLARVPVILVVGRREAEEGTVAMRRLGGKEQEVLPLSEAVQQLAQEATPPDLRRAREAAAQTAAA is encoded by the coding sequence ATGCCTGCCATCACCCTGCCCGACGGAAGTGTTCGCAACTTCGACGGGTCTGTGACCGGCACTACCGTCGCCGCAGCCATCGGGGCCGGTCTCGCACGTGCGGCGCTGGCCATGGAGGTGGACGGCAAGCTGGTCGATATCGATACCCCCATCGATCATGACGCACGCCTGCGTTTTGTCACCCGCAAGGATGACGAGGCGCTTGAAATGATCCGCCATGACACGGCCCATGTGCTTGCTGAAGCCGTCCAGAGCCTGTGGCCTGAAACCCAGGTGACGATCGGGCCGAGCATCAAGGACGGTTTCTACTACGATTTTTCGCGTGAAGTGCCCTTCACGCCTGAAGACTTCCCCGCCATTGAAGCGAAAATGCGCGAGATCGTGGAAAAGGCCGAGCCCTTCACGCGCGAAGTCTGGGCGCGTGATGAAGCGATCCGCTTTTTCGAGGAGAAGGGCGAGCACTTCAAGGCTCAGCTCATCCGTGACCTGCCGGCTGATGAAGAGATCTCGATCTACCGTCAGGGCGAATGGCTCGACCTGTGTCGCGGCCCGCATTTGCGCACCACTGCTGACGTGGGAACGGCCTTCAAACTGATGCGGGTGGCAGGGGCCTATTGGCGCGGTGACCACCGCAACCCCATGCTGACGCGCATTTACGGCACGGCCTGGCGTGACAAAAAGGAACTTTCCGCCCATCTCCAGCGCCTCGAGGAGGCCGAAAAACGCGATCACCGGCGCATCGGGCGTGAGATGGATCTGTTCCACATCCAGGAGGAAGCTGTGGGGCAGATCTTCTGGCATCAGAAAGGCTGGCGCCTGTATTCCACCCTGCAGGACTACATGCGTCGCGCCCAGAACCGTAACGGTTATCAGGAAGTCCGCACGCCGCAACTGCTCGACCGTGCTTTCTGGGAAGCCTCGGGCCACTGGGACAAATACCGCGAGAACATGTTCGTTGCGACGGTGGAAGAGGAAGACAAGGTTCTGGCCCTCAAGCCCATGAACTGCCCGTGCCATGTCCAGATCTTCCGCCACGGGCTGCGCTCCTACCGGGAACTGCCCTTGCGCATGGCAGAATTCGGGGCCTGTCATCGTTATGAGCCTTCCGGCGCCCTGCACGGGCTGATGCGCGTGCGCGGCTTCACCCAGGATGACGCGCATATCTTCTGCACCGATGACCAGATCGCCGAAGAGACGGCCCGTTTCGTCACCATGCTGAGCGAAGTCTATCGTGATCTCGGCTTTGATTCCTTCCGGGTCAAGTTCTCCGATCGTCCGGAAACCCGCGCCGGCGATGATGCGACCTGGGACCGCGCTGAAGCGGCGCTGAAACGCGCTTGCGAGATGGTCGGCGTGGAGTATGAGCTCAATCCCGGTGAAGGCGCCTTCTATGGCCCCAAGCTGGAATTCGTGCTCACTGATGCGATCGGCCGGGACTGGCAGTGCGGAACGCTGCAGGTGGATTATGTCATGCCGGAGCGGCTGGACGCCTCCTATATCGGCGAGGACAGCCAACGCCACCGGCCGGTCATGCTGCACCGGGCCATTCTGGGCAGTTTTGAACGCTTCCTCGGCATTCTCATCGAGCAGTATGCCGGCAAGTTCCCGCTCTGGCTGGCACCCACCCAGGTGGTGGTTGCCAGTATCGTAACGGACGCGGCACCTTATGCGGAACAGGTCACCGCAGCCCTGAAGGCTGCCGGGCTGAATGCGGAAGCCGATACGCGCAATGAGAAGATCAATGCCAAAGTCCGTGAACACAGTCTGGCCCGCGTGCCGGTGATCCTGGTTGTGGGGCGGCGTGAAGCCGAGGAAGGCACGGTGGCCATGCGCCGCCTGGGCGGCAAGGAGCAGGAGGTCCTGCCCCTGTCTGAAGCCGTGCAGCAACTGGCGCAGGAAGCCACCCCGCCTGACCTGCGCCGCGCCCGCGAGGCGGCTGCACAGACAGCCGCCGCCTGA